The Mixophyes fleayi isolate aMixFle1 chromosome 1, aMixFle1.hap1, whole genome shotgun sequence genome includes a region encoding these proteins:
- the SREK1IP1 gene encoding protein SREK1IP1 gives MALPGVNKDNIRAGCKKCGYPGHLTFECRNFLRVDPQRDIVLDVSSTSSEDTDEEIEVLNKAPVSAETKSVVEVGKKKLKKKKEKTKSKKQRKRSHSSSESEDGPKPKKKKSHKKVKSKSRKTKLQKKAKKKRKHEHHSSSSSSSSSSEASSSD, from the exons GTGTAAACAAGGATAATATCAGAGCGGGATGTAAAAAGTGTGGCTATC CTGGCCACCTGACATTTGAGTGCAGAAACTTTCTTCGAGTGGACCCGCAGAGGGACATTGTGTTAGATGTGAGTAGCACTAGCAGTGAAGATACCGATGAAGAAATTGAGGTTCTAAATAAAGCTCCAGTTTCTGCAGAAACAAAAA GTGTGGTAGAAGTTGGAAAGAAGAAGctgaagaaaaagaaagagaaaacgaAATCCAAGAAGCAGAGGAAAAG ATCCCATTCATCAAGTGAATCGGAAGACGGTCCAaaaccaaagaaaaagaaaagccacaaaaaagtaaaaagcaaATCCAGAAAAACAAAACTTCAGAAGAAagccaagaaaaaaagaaaacatgagcaTCACTCTTCTTCTTCCTCGTCTTCCAGCAGTTCAGAAGCATCCAGCAGTGACTGA